A stretch of Linepithema humile isolate Giens D197 chromosome 3, Lhum_UNIL_v1.0, whole genome shotgun sequence DNA encodes these proteins:
- the LOC136998992 gene encoding uncharacterized protein PF3D7_1120000-like: MAEGIREARRGRVRCGSHGCIEEMWKRKREEAWEKEEGEEKEIFIKSKKTIRSPGKKEEKKEGEQKEIEKGEEEIRKWKGEMEGVMKEVMRIGLEDWKEEMRQMKEEMKEGIKDIRREMKEFREREEGWKEEREEMKKQIKGLERRIEEMEGEGEKKREGKRKEEKREGEEMKLRLKEIEKKMERKEREEKRKNLVIKGIEMKEGRRKEAVEGLMKDIGAEVKIEETWKIAEDRDKGREIVGIRIENEEKRREIWEKKKTLKGRKKRIVEDWTWKERRMRWKLEERAREEEGKGKNVWVGYGRIRIDGQWWKWDEEEEVLRDGKGNIKVGGQREGRREEEGSTG; this comes from the coding sequence ATGGCTGAAGGAATAAGAGAAGCGAGAAGGGGGAGAGTGAGATGCGGGAGTCATGGATGTATAGAGGAGATGTGGAAAAGGAAGAGGGAGGAGGCATGGGAAAAGGAGGAAGGGGAGGAGaaagagatttttattaaaagtaaaaaaacaattagatCACcgggaaaaaaagaggaaaagaaagaaggagaacAGAAGGAGATAGAGAAGGGAGAGGAGGAGATAAGGAAATGGAAAGGGGAAATGGAGGGGGTGATGAAGGAGGTGATGAGAATAGGGCTGGAGGATTGGAAGGAGGAAATGAGACAGATGAAAGAGGAAATGAAGGAGggtataaaagatataagaaGAGAGATGAAGGAGTTTAGAGAGAGGGAGGAGGGATGGAaggaggagagagaagagatGAAAAAGCAGATAAAGGGATTGGAGAGGAGAATAGAGGAGAtggagggagagggagaaaagAAGAGGGAGgggaaaaggaaagaagaaaaaagagaaggagaagaaATGAAACTAAGACTGAAAgagatagaaaagaaaatggaaaggaaagagagggaagagaagagaaagaatttagtaataaaaggAATAGAGATGAAGGAAGGGAGAAGGAAGGAAGCGGTAGAGGGGTTAATGAAGGATATAGGAGCAGAGGTAAAGATAGAGGAGACATGGAAGATAGCGGAGGACAGGGATAAAGGAAGAGAGATAGTGGGGATAAGGATAGAGAATGAGGAGAAAAGAAGGGAGATATGGGAGAAAAAGAAGACATTAAAGggtagaaaaaaaaggatagtAGAGGACTGGACATGGAAGGAAAGGAGAATGAGATGGAAATTAGAGGAGAGGGCCCGAGAAGAGGAAGGAAAGGGGAAAAATGTATGGGTAGGGTATGGGAGAATAAGAATAGATGGACAGTGGTGGAAGTGGgatgaggaggaggaggtATTAAGAGATGGAAAGGGTAACATAAAAGTAGGAGGACAGAGGGAAGGGAggagggaggaggaggggAGCACAGGATAG